One genomic region from Quercus robur chromosome 4, dhQueRobu3.1, whole genome shotgun sequence encodes:
- the LOC126720997 gene encoding glucose-1-phosphate adenylyltransferase small subunit, chloroplastic/amyloplastic: protein MASMASIGAVKLPSSSNRYNSSKDTRKWKSGHTDSPRNLSFSASNLCNGDTNRAAFGIHNRRSSSQTSTNYRRCSRIVSPKAVSDSKNSQTCLDPDASRSVLGIILGGGAGTRLYPLTKKRAKPAVPLGANYRLIDIPVSNCLNSNVSKIYVLTQFNSASLNRHLSRAYASNMGGYKTEGFVEVLAAQQSPENPNWFQGTADAVRQYLWLFEEHNVLEFLVLAGDHLYRMDYEKFIQAHRETDADITVAALPMDEKRATAFGLMKIDEEGRIVEFAEKPKGEQLKAMKVDTTILGLDDERAKEMPYIASMGIYVVSKDVMLDLLREKFPGANDFGSEVIPGATSIGMRVQAYLYDGYWEDIGTIEAFYNANLGITKKPVPDFSFYDRSSPIYTQPRYLPPSKMLDADVTDSVIGEGCVIKNCKIHHSVVGLRSCISEGAIIEDTLLMGADYYETAADRRFLAAKGSVPIGIGKNSHIKRAIIDKNARIGDNVKILNGDNVQEAARETDGYFIKSGIVTVIKDALIPCGTVI, encoded by the exons atggcGTCAATGGCATCGATTGGAGCGGTGAAACTCCCATCATCATCAAACAGATACAACTCTTCAAAAGACACCCGGAAATGGAAATCGGGTCACACCGACAGCCCAAGAAACCTCTCATTCTCAGCTTCCAATCTCTGTAACGGCGACACCAACCGCGCCGCATTTGGAATCCATAACCGCCGCAGCAGCAGCCAAACATCAACCAACTACAGAAGATGCTCCAGAATCGTGTCTCCAAAAGCCGTTTCCGATTCCAAAAACTCCCAGACTTGTCTAGACCCCGATGCCAGCCGA AGTGTGCTGGGGATAATCTTAGGAGGTGGAGCAGGGACGAGGTTGTACCCATTGACGAAGAAGAGAGCGAAGCCAGCTGTGCCATTGGGAGCGAATTACAGGCTGATAGATATTCCAGTGAGCAATTGTCTCAACAGTAATGTGTCGAAGATCTATGTGCTTACTCAGTTCAATTCAGCCTCTCTCAACCGACATCTCTCACGTGCGTATGCCAGCAACATGGGTGGTTACAAAACCGAAGGATTTGTCGAAGTCCTCGCTGCCCAACAGAGTCCCGAGAATCCCAATTGGTTCCag GGTACCGCTGATGCGGTAAGGCAGTACTTGTGGCTCTTTGAGGAGCACAATGTGCTGGAATTCCTGGTTCTTGCTGGGGACCATTTGTACCGAATGGATTATGAGAAATTTATTCAAGCACACAGGGAAACTGATGCTGATATCACTGTGGCTGCTCTGCCCATGGATGAAAAGCGTGCCACTGCATTTGGTCTGATGAAGATTGATGAAGAAGGCCGCATTGTTGAATTTGCCGAGAAACCCAAAGGAGAGCAACTCAAAGCTATGAAG GTTGATACTACCATTTTAGGTCTCGATGATGAGAGAGCGAAGGAGATGCCTTACATTGCTAGTATGGGTATATATGTTGTCAGCAAAGATGTGATGTTAGATCTGCTTCGAGAGAAGTTTCCTGGAGCAAATGATTTTGGAAGTGAAGTTATTCCTGGTGCAACTTCCATTGGGATGAGA GTGCAAGCTTACTTGTATGACGGTTACTGGGAGGACATTGGTACGATTGAGGCTTTTTATAATGCAAACTTGGGGATCACCAAAAAGCCAGTGCCAGATTTTAG CTTCTATGATCGATCATCTCCTATCTACACCCAACCCAGGTATTTGCCTCCATCCAAAATGCTTGATGCTGATGTCACAGATAGTGTTATTGGTGAGGGCTGTGTAATAAAG AACTGTAAAATTCACCATTCTGTGGTTGGGCTCCGGTCTTGCATATCAGAGGGTGCAATCATCGAAGACACACTGTTGATGGGAGCTGATTATTATGAG ACTGCTGCTGACAGGAGGTTTCTAGCTGCAAAGGGTAGTGTTCCAATAGGAATTGGCAAGAACTCTCACATCAAGAGAGCTATAATTGACAAGAATGCTCGAATTGGGGACAATGTGAAG ATTCTTAACGGTGACAATGTACAAGAAGCTGCAAGGGAAACGGATGGTTATTTCATTAAGAGTGGAATTGTCACTGTGATCAAAGATGCCTTGATTCCCTGTGGAACCGTAATCTAG
- the LOC126721640 gene encoding uncharacterized protein LOC126721640, producing the protein MSEPQTQESLSLIVQRISRLVHEAGSLGMTHLVVNLECMQCLLIFEVATWLNDDSSTLENRGGRALPASKDSIEAMPRLESLSLKEDEHCAVCLEGYERGGEAREIPCKHKFHSSCIESWLKVQGSCPICRFGMPVVEEEGRGQRRKNRVVMVTRGIGGQMDFYEDYMDSDFQILVEEEEGEGEVAIADDSSTQDKRDGNGHMA; encoded by the coding sequence ATGTCAGAACCCCAAACCCAAGAGAGCCTCAGCCTCATTGTCCAACGTATCAGTCGTTTAGTTCATGAAGCAGGGAGCCTGGGCATGACCCATCTGGTGGTAAACCTCGAATGTATGCAATGCCTACTCATATTCGAGGTTGCCACCTGGCTGAACGACGACAGTTCGACGTTGGAGAATCGAGGAGGAAGGGCTTTGCCAGCGTCAAAGGACTCAATCGAGGCCATGCCAAGGTTGGAATCTTTAAGCCTTAAGGAGGATGAGCACTGTGCGGTTTGCTTGGAAGGGTACGAGAGAGGTGGGGAGGCTCGAGAGATTCCTTGCAAGCACAAGTTTCACTCGAGTTGCATCGAGTCATGGCTCAAGGTACAAGGGTCGTGCCCGATTTGTCGATTCGGTATGCCGGTTGTCGAGGAAGAAGGAAGAGGTCAGAGGAGGAAGAATAGGGTGGTTATGGTGACTAGAGGGATAGGTGGCCAAATGGATTTCTATGAAGACTATATGGATTCTGATTTTCAGATTTTggtggaggaagaagaaggtgaaggtGAGGTTGCAATTGCTGATGACTCGTCAACACAAGACAAGAGAGATGGCAATGGCCATATGGCATAG